The following proteins come from a genomic window of Takifugu rubripes chromosome 11, fTakRub1.2, whole genome shotgun sequence:
- the baz1b gene encoding tyrosine-protein kinase BAZ1B — protein sequence MAPLLGRKPYPLAKPLTEPPGPGDEVYTIEHTKEAFRNKEEYEARLQRYSERIWTCKSTGSSQLTHQEAWEEEQEVTALLEEEFPQWFEKPVLEIVHHNTVSLDKLVEKAWLEILTKYAVGEECDFLVGKDKTLRVKIVKIHPLENPEGEAAEKKLEGTCDSPSSDKENASQEVHSKLPSSREEMRREIPSDQARRSPRKLPTAMKEEKKKWVMPKFLPYKYDVKLINEDKVISDVPADSLYRTERPPTKEIMRYFIRHKALRLGMGESSPWVVEEELVKKFNLPSKLSDFLLHPHKFLAENPSVKRRSLTSPEGRSRKKHKNSITSGKDSENEVGDKKKKNDSNMPLSPFILGSMQKIKMNGSPLKVTNSGTPKKGEGKGPGLSTPKSGKKSGDKKEGKKTGKGADKKLNVLKAPKKDGKNGGNSKMKQLTLLHLAKSTSPGSPKKRARSGGMGSPKLGKPLHPMALHLLRYYKENKGKEDKKNSLSSLISKAAKNLPSEEWGRLPEELKELVQKRWELLEQKRRWAAMSEEEKQEEMKKKREELKEKLREKAKERREKEMLARREMSRRYEDQEIDDGKTLPAFKLVDMPEGLPNTLFGDVALIVDFLYCYTELLMPDDQYPITAVALMEALAGERSGFLYLNRVLVVLLQTLLQDELAEGYSELDMPLSEIPLTMHSVSELARLCLRPCDSQDEASGRGSEKSAGFADFDEVVSSEFLEKLDTCEIFELAPEEKVNLLVALCHRILMTYSVEDHVYAKQQRAAELWKERAAMLKEVNDRKRAEKQKQKEKEGKGEKKKDGNAKEKIKKEVKVEPEPEDMVSTVKSRRLMSMQAKKEKEEMDRQNKERMEKEAEEERIRRQKAAAERAFQEGVTKARLVLRRTPLGTDRNHNRYWLFSDLVPGLYIEKGWVHESIEYSFTPPPDDKPAELDGGEEADAGSDTTNNSQGVEKDNCSIDGVAGHGAAAADVCIETTAPKQGQNLWFVCDTHAELEELVESLHPQGVRESELKLNIQNRYQEILHSIHLTRKGKASLRTCDGYEELLKYLRSDIQEIASRLQKGGLGYLDDNVNIEEQLENMESLKDFGESIISIQACVIKKFLQGFMAPKQKKKRKQGGEESSKSEEFDEEKRLAEEARVATAVENWKTAIREAQTFSRMHVLLGMLDASIKWDMSAENARCKVCRKKGDDEKLILCDECNKAFHLFCLRPALYRIPVGEWRCLACQPTVARRGSRSRNYNEDTDEEEDEEGSEEEDSEEEEDDEEENEYKALGHSLRPRKKPKQASSQQKPSKKSKKPSGSHGCKHRTGPNNPADIDELVRQSYQTGVSRQRLELERCAEIIKKLMKYRYSWPFREPVSKDEAEDYLDIISQPMDLQTMLGKFSQGSYRHCQDFLEDMKLVFSNAEEYNHEGSNVLSCLVKTEQTFIELLQKLLPSLTYLRRRARKRIRHPPSTSEEEEDEEEEPKKLQNGKPKRRGGRIRPNRRDGESESEDEEAGCEGGRRRRSKRTSATSGKDYREQNSDGECDTRGRRRKGGRKALGESSDEEGGGQRRSSKRRKH from the exons ATGGCACCGCTTTTAGGAAGGAAACCGTATCCATTAGCTAAGCCGCTAACTGAGCCACCAGGCCCCGGCGATGAGGTCTACACAATCGAGCACACCAAGGAGGCCTTCAGGAACAAAGA AGAGTACGAGGCGCGCTTACAGAGGTATAGCGAGCGCATCTGGACGTGCAAGAGCACTGGAAGCAGCCAGCTCACACACCAAGAAGCATGGGAGGAAGAACAAGAAGTCACGGCCCT ACTTGAGGAGGAGTTCCCCCAGTGGTTTGAGAAACCCGTTCTGGAGATTGTTCACCACAATACGGTTTCTTTAGATAAACTGGTTGAAAAAGCTTGGTTGGAAATTCTTACCAAGTATGCTGTGGGTGAAGAATGCGACTTCCTG GTGGGGAAGGACAAAACATTGCGAGTAAAAATTGTGAAGATCCATCCTCTGGAAAACCCAGAGGGCGAGgcagcagagaagaagctggagggaACCTGCGATTCTCCATCGAGCGACAAAGAAAACGCCAGTCAGGAGGTCCACAGTAAGCTGCCTTCTtccagagaggagatgaggagggagatTCCCA GCGACCAAGCGCGACGTTCACCAAGGAAACTTCCCACTgccatgaaggaggagaagaagaagtgggTGATGCCCAAATTCCTTCCTTATAAGTATGATGTGAAGCTCATTAACGAGGATAAg GTGATCAGCGACGTCCCCGCAGACAGTCTTTATCGGACAGAGCGTCCCCCCACCAAGGAGATTATGCGTTATTTCATCCGCCACAAAGCCCTGAGGCTGGGCATGGGGGAGAGCTCCCCCTGGGTGGTTGAGGAGGAACTGGTGAAAAAGTTTAACCTGCCCAGCAAATTAAGCGATTTTCTGCTTCACCCACACAAG TTCCTGGCAGAAAATCCTTCAGTGAAACGTAGGAGCTTGACATCTCCGGAGGGCAGATCGCGGAAAAAGCACAAGAATTCCATCACATCTGGAAAGGATTCAGAAAATGAAGTGGGAGACAAGAAAAAAAA GAACGACTCCAACATGCCTCTTAGTCCGTTTATTTTGGGTTCCATGCAG aaaataaaaatgaatggcTCCCCGCTCAAGGTAACTAACTCAGGAACGCCCAAGAAAGGAGAAGGTAAAGGCCCAGGTCTCTCCACTCCAAAGTCAGGGAAGAAATCTGGGgacaaaaaagaaggaaagaagaccGGGAAGGGTGCTGATAAGAAGCTCAATGTCCTTAAAGCTCCaaaaaaggatggaaaaaatGGTGGTAACTCTAAGATGAAGCAGTTGACACTCCTACATCTGGCAAAGAGCACTTCTCCTGGCAGCCCCAAGAAGAGAGCCCGTAGTGGCGGAATGGGCTCACCCAAACTGGGAAAGCCGCTGCATCCAATGGCTCTACACCTCCTCCGCTACTATAAGGAGAACAAGGGTAAAGAGGACAAGAAAAACTCCTTATCGTCCCTGATATCCAAGGCTGCTAAGAACTTGCCATCGGAAGAGTGGGGACGGCTGCCAGAAGAACTCAAGGAGCTCGTGCAGAAACGCTGGGAGCTCCTGGAGCAGAAAAGGCGCTGGGCAGCCATGAGcgaagaggagaagcaggaagagatgaagaagaagcgCGAGGAACTCAAGGAGAAACTGCGAGAAAAGGCCAAGGAGCGGCGTGAGAAGGAAATGCTGGCCCGTCGCGAGATGTCCCGCAGATACGAAGACCAGGAGATCGACGACGGAAAGACTCTGCCTGCGTTCAAGCTGGTAGACATGCCCGAAGGGTTGCCCAACACCTTATTTGGAGACGTGGCCCTGATCGTAGACTTCCTGTACTGCTATACAGAGCTGCTGATGCCCGATGACCAGTATCCCATCACGGCAGTAGCTCTGATGGAGGCCCTTGCTGGGGAACGCTCTGGCTTCCTGTACCTGAACCgagtgctggtggtgctgctgcagacgtTGCTGCAGGATGAGCTGGCAGAAGGCTACAGCGAGCTGGACATGCCTCTATCAGAGATACCCTTAACCATGCACTCAGTCTCCGAGCTGGCGCGCTTGTGTTTACGACCGTGCGACAGTCAGGATGAGGCGAGCGGACGGGGCTCGGAGAAATCGGCCGGCTTTGCGGATTTCGACGAGGTGGTGAGCAGCGAGTTCCTGGAAAAGCTCGACACCTGCGAGATCTTTGAGCTGGCCCCTGAGGAAAAGGTGAACCTCCTGGTGGCGCTCTGCCACCGCATACTGATGACGTACTCCGTGGAAGACCACGTCTACGCGAAGCAGCAGCGGGCGGCTGAGCTGTGGAAGGAGCGCGCGGCGATGCTGAAGGAGGTCAACGATCGCAAGAGAGCcgagaagcagaagcagaaggagaaggaaggcaAAG gtgagaagaagaaagacggCAATGCCAAGGAAAAGATCAAGAAAGAAGTGAAAgtggagccggagccggaggaCATGGTCAGCACAGTGAAGAGTCGGCGGCTGATGTCCATGCAGGCCAagaaggagaaagaagagatggacagacagaacaAAG AGCGCATGGAGAAAGAAGCGGAAGAGGAGCGGATACGTCGACAGAAGGCCGCTGCGGAACGAGCCTTCCAGGAAGGCGTAACCAAAGCTCGACTCGTCCTGCGCAGAACTCCGCTCGGCACTGATAGAAACCACAACAG ATACTGGCTCTTTTCTGACCTGGTTCCCGGGCTGTACATTGAGAAAGGCTGGGTGCACGAAAGCATCGAGTACAGCTTCACTCCCCCTCCTGATGACAAACCAGCTGAGCTCGATGGAGGGGAGGAAGCGGACGCGGGGTCAGACACCACCAACAATTCACAAG GGGTCGAGAAGGACAACTGCAGTATAGACGGCGTTGCTGGTCATGGCGCCGCTGCAGCAGACGTCTGTATAGAAACCACCGCTCCCAAGCAAGGACAGAACTTATG GTTTGTATGCGACACCCACGCTGAattggaggagctggtggaaaGTCTTCATCCTCAGGGCGTGAGAGAGAGTGAACTGAAGTTAAACATCCAAAACAG ATACCAGGAAATCCTCCATTCCATCCATCTGACACGGAAGGGCAAAGCGAGCCTCAGGACCTGCGACGGATACGAAGAGCTGCTGAAGTACTTACGAAGTGACATCCAGGAGATTGCTTCACGGCTGCAGAAGGGGGGGTTGGGATACCTGGACGACAACGTTAACATCGAAGAACAG CTTGAAAACATGGAGAGTTTGAAAGACTTCGGTGAGTCCATCATCTCCATTCAGGCATGTGTCATCAAGAAGTTCTTGCAAGGGTTCATGGCTCccaagcagaaaaagaagagaaagcaGGGTGGGGAGGAAAGCAGCAAGTCTGAGGAGTTTGATGAGGAGAAGAGGCTGGCAGAAGAGGCCAGG GTGGCGACGGCGGTAGAAAACTGGAAGACGGCCATCCGAGAGGCTCAGACCTTTTCGCGCATGCACGTCCTGCTGGGGATGCTGGATGCCAGTATAAAGTGGGACATGTCTGCTGAGAACGCTCGCTGCAAAGTCTGTCGCAAGAAAG GTGATGATGAGAAACTCATCCTCTGCGACGAGTGCAACAAGGCTTTTCACCTGTTCTGCCTGCGCCCGGCCCTGTACCGCATCCCCGTCGGGGAGTGGCGGTGCCTGGCCTGCCAGCCGACCGTGGCCCGACGCGGCTCCCGCTCAAG GAACTACAACGAAGACACggacgaagaggaggatgaagagggctctgaagaagaggactccgaggaagaggaagacgacgAGGAGGAAAACGAGTACAAAGCTCTGGGGCACAGCT TGAGGCCGAGGAAGAAACCCAAGCAGGCGTCGTCTCAGCAAAAGCCCTCCAAGAAGAGCAAGAAGCCTTCTGGCAGTCACGGTTGCAAGCACAGGACTGGACCCAACAACCCTGCGGACATCGACGAACTG GTGCGACAGAGCTACCAGACGGGAGTGAGCAGGCAGAGGCTGGAGTTGGAGAGGTGTGCGGAGATCATTAAGAAGCTGATGAAGTACCGTTATAGTTGGCCCTTCAG AGAGCCTGTGTCCAAGGACGAGGCAGAGGACTACCTGGACATCATCTCCCAGCCCATGGACCTCCAGACAATGCTGGGGAAGTTCAGCCAGGGTTCCTATCGCCACTGTCAGGACTTCTTGGAAGACATGAAACTGGTCTTCTCCAACGCCGAAGAGTACAACCACGAGGGCAGCAACGTGCTCTCCTGCCTGGTCAAAACGGAGCAGACGTTCATCGAGCTCCTCCAGAAGCTGCTCCCCAGCCTCACGTACCTCCGCAGGCGCGCGCGCAAGCGCATCAGGCACCCGCCTTCCActtcggaggaggaggaggacgaggaggaagaaccAAAGAAGCTGCAGAACGGCAAACCGAAGAGGAGGGGCGGGAGAATCAGGCCGAACCGCAGGGACggggagagcgagagcgaggaCGAGGAGGCCGGGTGCGAAGGtggccggaggaggaggagtaagaGGACCTCTGCCACATCTGGCAAGGATTACAGGGAGCAAAACAGCGACGGCGAGTGCGACACGCGTGGACGGCGGCGAAAGGGAGGACGCAAGGCTCTGGGGGAGAGCAGCGACGAGGAAGGCGGCGGCCAACGGCGCTCTTCCAAGAGGCGGAAACATTGA
- the bcl7bb gene encoding B-cell CLL/lymphoma 7 protein family member B-B, which yields MNQKSIKMSGRSGRAETRSRAKDDIKKVLAAIEKVRKWEKKWVTVGDTSLRIFKWVPVTETKQIYHSKSASRGLRGLKNVVLENSNSLLDFTDENSNQSFLSDVYHSKMDNSSSASSSQQVSPPHTSLRTDDSQPPMLGQESVDEPVNIGRDGADEPPTLIKEDLLSSGSVSQGPSGAQAGSEESGAPPLKKICTRDNSLLR from the exons ATGAATCAGAAAAGCATCAAGATGTCGGGACGATCCGGCCGCGCAGAGACACGCAGCAGAGCGAAAGACGACATCAAGAAGGTCCTCGCCGCCATCGAGAAAGTACGAAAATG GGAGAAGAAATGGGTGACGGTCGGAGACACGTCTTTGCGTATATTCAAGTGGGTCCCGGTGACAGAAACCAAGCAG ATCTATCACAGCAAATCTGCCAGCAGAGGTTTAAGAGGACTGAAAAATGTTGTTCTGGAGAACTCCAACTCTTTACTGGATTTTACTG ATGAGAACAGCAACCAGAGCTTTCTGTCAGACGTTTACCACTCTAAAATGGACAATAGCAGCAGCGCGTCCAGCTCGCAGCAGGTCAGTCCTCCACATACCAGCCTCAGAACTGATGACTCTCAACCTCCAATGCTGGGCCAAGAGAGTGTAGATG AGCCAGTCAACATAGGAAGAGACGGGGCTGATGAGCCTCCTACTCTCATCAAGGAGGACCTCCTCTCATCTGGAAGTGTCAGCCAGGGCCCCTCAGGCGCACAG GCGGGGTCGGAGGAGTCAGGAGCCCCCCCTTTGAAGAAGATTTGCACAAGAGACAATAGTCTTCTGAGATAG